The following proteins are co-located in the Polymorphospora rubra genome:
- a CDS encoding SRPBCC family protein, translating to MGSVTKSVDVAVPVRTAYDQWTQFEEFPHFMEGVTEVRQLTDTKTHWKTEIAGVKREFDAEITEQLPDERVAWKTTNGTKQAGVITFHRLDANHTRITAQMDLEPHGIAEQAGDKLGVIDMRVKGDLDRFKKYIEGRGGVETGAWRGEVHRSEP from the coding sequence ATGGGTTCGGTCACCAAGTCCGTTGACGTGGCGGTACCGGTTCGTACCGCGTACGACCAGTGGACCCAGTTCGAGGAGTTCCCCCACTTCATGGAAGGGGTCACCGAGGTCCGTCAGCTCACCGACACCAAGACGCACTGGAAGACCGAGATCGCCGGCGTCAAGCGCGAGTTCGACGCGGAGATCACCGAGCAGCTTCCGGACGAACGTGTCGCCTGGAAGACGACCAACGGCACCAAGCAGGCCGGGGTGATCACCTTCCACCGGCTGGACGCCAACCACACCCGGATCACCGCGCAGATGGATCTCGAGCCGCACGGCATCGCCGAGCAGGCCGGGGACAAGCTCGGCGTGATCGACATGCGGGTGAAGGGCGACCTGGACCGCTTCAAGAAGTACATCGAGGGCCGTGGCGGCGTCGAGACCGGCGCCTGGCGTGGCGAGGTGCACCGGTCCGAGCCGTAG
- a CDS encoding DUF2795 domain-containing protein — protein MERGNSKHGPRLDDQMNREVAGTVAGTAGARAEPWREAEPAGEDQPEVSRVPGGENQTGVPQGMTPADVEQRSRLGRYISLSALPGDRETLCRSARENEAPDDVLAQLDRLPPDRQFRTVSEAWAALGHANESTRW, from the coding sequence ATGGAACGTGGCAACAGCAAACACGGACCACGACTGGACGACCAGATGAACCGGGAGGTCGCCGGCACCGTCGCCGGCACGGCCGGGGCACGGGCCGAACCCTGGCGCGAGGCCGAACCGGCCGGCGAGGACCAGCCGGAGGTCAGCCGGGTTCCCGGCGGCGAGAACCAGACCGGCGTCCCGCAGGGCATGACGCCCGCCGACGTCGAGCAGCGCAGCCGGCTGGGCCGCTACATCAGCCTGTCGGCGCTGCCCGGCGACCGGGAGACGCTGTGCCGCAGCGCGCGGGAGAACGAGGCGCCCGACGACGTACTCGCCCAACTCGACCGGCTGCCGCCCGACCGGCAGTTCCGGACCGTGTCCGAGGCGTGGGCGGCGTTGGGCCACGCGAACGAGTCGACGCGCTGGTAG
- a CDS encoding YihY/virulence factor BrkB family protein produces MATTTHPPARPPKRERKLPGRLRQLSWSTWKGVLVRSAKGFGKDNCTDWAASLTYYSVLAIFPSLIVVVALVGLVARGGDAVGTILGIAEDLGAGSVVASGGVRDAIDSVVNQQSSAGVLLSFGLLGALWSASGYVGGFTRAANAIYGVQEGRPFYKLRPLQLGVTLVTLLLLAASVVMLIVSGPVVDAVGDALHLGSAAKTAWAIAKWPALVLIAMLLLALLGWVAPNVRQPRFRWLTPGGLVTLLAAAVVSFGFGLYVANFASYDATYGSLGAVIAFLVWIYLINIAVLFGVEVNAEIQRGRAIQGGVEDAEEDPVLPERTPADDGPETSPARGS; encoded by the coding sequence ATGGCCACGACGACGCACCCGCCGGCCCGACCGCCCAAGCGGGAGCGGAAGCTGCCCGGACGCCTGCGCCAGTTGAGCTGGTCGACGTGGAAGGGCGTGCTGGTCCGCAGCGCCAAGGGGTTCGGCAAGGACAACTGCACCGACTGGGCGGCCAGCCTGACGTACTACTCGGTACTGGCGATCTTCCCGTCGCTGATCGTGGTGGTGGCCCTGGTCGGCCTGGTCGCCCGCGGCGGCGACGCGGTCGGCACCATCCTCGGCATCGCCGAGGACCTGGGCGCCGGCTCGGTGGTGGCCAGCGGCGGCGTACGCGACGCGATCGACAGCGTGGTCAACCAGCAGAGTTCGGCCGGCGTACTGCTGAGTTTCGGTCTGCTCGGTGCGCTGTGGTCGGCGTCGGGGTACGTCGGCGGCTTCACCCGGGCGGCGAACGCGATCTACGGCGTGCAGGAGGGCCGGCCGTTCTACAAGCTGCGCCCGCTCCAGCTCGGGGTCACCCTCGTCACCCTGCTGCTGCTGGCCGCGAGCGTCGTCATGCTGATCGTCAGCGGGCCGGTCGTCGACGCCGTCGGCGACGCGCTCCACCTGGGCAGCGCCGCGAAGACCGCCTGGGCGATCGCCAAGTGGCCGGCCCTGGTGCTGATCGCGATGCTCCTCCTGGCGTTGCTGGGCTGGGTGGCGCCGAACGTGCGACAGCCCCGGTTCCGTTGGCTCACCCCGGGCGGCCTGGTGACGCTGCTCGCGGCCGCGGTGGTGTCGTTCGGTTTCGGGCTGTACGTCGCCAACTTCGCCTCGTACGACGCCACGTACGGCAGCCTCGGCGCGGTGATCGCCTTCCTGGTCTGGATCTATCTGATCAACATCGCGGTGCTCTTCGGCGTCGAGGTGAACGCGGAGATCCAGCGCGGCCGGGCCATCCAGGGCGGGGTCGAGGACGCCGAGGAGGATCCGGTGCTGCCGGAGCGCACCCCCGCCGACGACGGGCCGGAGACGTCGCCGGCGCGGGGCTCCTGA
- a CDS encoding ChaB family protein: protein MPARDELPSTLQRSPDKAQRTWSKTHDSAVETYGEGERSHRVAFAALKHSFEKVGDHWEPKPGKGPSDEQAAGGGPARRTPTAGGVDANASKEHLMDLARRADIRGRSSMTKPELVKALQRANDRSTRQAREKRS from the coding sequence ATGCCCGCGCGCGATGAACTGCCGAGTACGCTCCAGCGCTCGCCGGACAAGGCCCAGCGCACCTGGTCCAAGACCCACGACTCGGCCGTCGAGACGTACGGCGAGGGAGAGCGGTCGCACCGGGTCGCGTTCGCCGCGTTGAAGCACTCGTTCGAGAAGGTCGGCGACCACTGGGAGCCCAAACCGGGCAAGGGCCCGAGCGACGAGCAGGCGGCCGGTGGCGGTCCGGCGCGACGTACGCCCACCGCCGGTGGGGTGGACGCCAACGCGTCCAAGGAACACCTGATGGACCTGGCCCGGCGGGCCGACATCCGGGGCCGGTCCAGCATGACGAAGCCGGAGCTGGTCAAGGCACTGCAGAGGGCCAACGACCGCAGCACCCGCCAGGCCCGCGAGAAGCGGTCCTGA
- a CDS encoding phytoene desaturase family protein, with protein sequence MGVVDADGADALVIGAGPNGLVAANLLADAGWDVLVLEATGAAGGAVRSAEITAPGYRNDLFSSFYPLGYASPVIRRLDLGAYGLRWTHAPDVLAHLLPDGRSAVLNRDPARTAASLERFAPGDGDRWLVAYDEWRSLSGPLLSALFSPIPPVRGGLALLARLRTAGALRLARRLALPVRTLGEELFRGAGGPLLMAGCALHTDLSPLDVGSGVYGWLLTMLGQQVGWPVPVGGAQRLTDALVTRLRVRGGRIAYGVPVDRVLVARGRAVGVRTRGGALWRARRAVVADVPAPALFLDLVGERWLPPRLVADLTHFRWDGSTVKVDWALSGPVPWTDPAAAGAGTVHLGGDLDGLTGFAADLARGVLPADPFLLVGQMSTADPSRSPAGTQALWAYTHLPFRRAWDAAEVVAHVARMEAVLERYAPGFGRLVVGRHVAGPGDLERADPSLVGGALGGGTSAAYQQLVLRPVPGLGRADSPVDRLFLASSSAHPGGGVHGGPGANAARAALARDRAVGGDLYAAAVSAAHRAIYR encoded by the coding sequence ATGGGAGTCGTGGACGCAGACGGCGCCGACGCGCTGGTGATCGGTGCCGGGCCGAACGGGCTGGTCGCCGCGAACCTGCTCGCCGACGCGGGCTGGGACGTGCTGGTGCTGGAGGCGACCGGGGCGGCCGGCGGCGCCGTACGGTCGGCCGAGATCACCGCGCCGGGCTACCGCAACGACCTGTTCAGCTCGTTCTATCCGCTCGGCTACGCCTCGCCGGTGATCCGTCGGCTCGATCTCGGGGCGTACGGGCTGCGCTGGACGCACGCCCCGGACGTGCTGGCCCACCTGCTGCCGGACGGGCGCTCGGCGGTGCTGAACCGGGACCCGGCCCGCACCGCGGCGTCGCTCGAGCGGTTCGCGCCCGGCGACGGTGACCGGTGGCTCGTCGCGTACGACGAGTGGCGCTCACTGTCCGGGCCGCTGCTGTCGGCGCTGTTCAGCCCGATCCCGCCGGTGCGCGGCGGGCTGGCCCTGCTGGCCCGGCTGCGTACGGCCGGTGCGCTGCGGCTGGCCCGCCGGCTGGCCCTGCCGGTCCGGACCCTCGGGGAGGAGCTGTTCCGGGGCGCCGGCGGCCCGCTGCTGATGGCCGGCTGCGCCCTGCACACCGACCTGTCCCCGCTCGACGTCGGCAGCGGCGTGTACGGCTGGCTGCTGACCATGCTCGGCCAGCAGGTCGGCTGGCCGGTGCCGGTCGGCGGGGCGCAGCGGCTCACCGACGCGCTGGTGACCCGGCTGCGGGTTCGGGGCGGCCGGATCGCGTACGGGGTGCCGGTCGACCGGGTGCTGGTGGCGCGGGGGCGGGCGGTCGGCGTACGGACCCGGGGCGGGGCGCTGTGGCGGGCCCGCCGGGCGGTGGTGGCCGACGTACCGGCGCCGGCGCTCTTCCTGGACCTGGTGGGGGAGCGGTGGCTGCCGCCGCGGCTGGTGGCGGACCTGACCCACTTCCGGTGGGACGGCTCGACGGTGAAGGTGGACTGGGCGCTCTCCGGCCCGGTGCCGTGGACCGACCCGGCGGCGGCCGGCGCCGGCACCGTGCACCTCGGCGGTGATCTCGACGGGCTGACCGGGTTCGCCGCCGACCTGGCCCGGGGCGTGTTGCCGGCGGATCCGTTCCTGCTGGTGGGGCAGATGTCCACCGCGGACCCGAGCCGGTCGCCGGCGGGTACGCAGGCGTTGTGGGCGTACACCCACCTGCCGTTCCGGCGGGCGTGGGACGCCGCCGAGGTGGTCGCGCACGTGGCCCGGATGGAGGCGGTGCTCGAACGGTACGCGCCCGGGTTCGGCCGGCTCGTCGTCGGTCGGCACGTGGCCGGCCCCGGGGATCTGGAGCGGGCCGATCCGAGCCTGGTCGGCGGGGCGCTCGGCGGCGGTACGTCGGCGGCGTACCAGCAGCTCGTGCTGCGGCCGGTGCCCGGGCTGGGGCGGGCGGACTCGCCGGTCGACCGGCTCTTCCTGGCGAGTTCGTCGGCGCATCCGGGCGGCGGCGTGCACGGCGGGCCGGGCGCGAACGCGGCGCGGGCGGCGCTGGCCCGGGACCGGGCGGTCGGCGGCGACCTGTACGCGGCGGCGGTCTCGGCCGCGCACCGGGCAATCTATCGCTGA
- a CDS encoding maleylpyruvate isomerase N-terminal domain-containing protein, whose product MTRATDLADLTEMAGIDPFDVLDTEAARVDAFYRGLSDAAWSAPTRCAGWDRRALLAHLITTEDYTHAGLDGRVEDFEDDVGGVDLADRNARGIARRAGLAAQTVLAQWRAASADNRRRLRERGERGTLQTAAGDYPVGRQVFYLASELATHADDAGVPQSPTEQEERLRWRVRFARLAVAEAGQGVVVTPDGGVELIRLGGQQARLTERDFVEAVADRLGIDALPDDIHEALVVLA is encoded by the coding sequence ATGACCCGCGCGACCGACCTGGCCGACCTGACGGAGATGGCCGGAATCGACCCGTTCGACGTCCTCGACACCGAAGCGGCCCGGGTGGACGCTTTCTACCGCGGCCTGTCCGACGCCGCGTGGTCGGCCCCCACCCGCTGCGCCGGCTGGGACCGGCGTGCCCTGCTCGCCCACCTGATCACCACCGAGGACTACACGCACGCCGGGCTCGACGGCAGGGTCGAGGACTTCGAGGACGACGTCGGCGGGGTCGACCTCGCCGATCGGAACGCCCGGGGAATCGCCCGGCGGGCCGGCCTCGCGGCCCAGACGGTTCTCGCGCAGTGGCGGGCCGCCTCGGCCGACAACCGCCGCCGGCTGCGCGAGCGCGGCGAGCGCGGCACCCTCCAGACGGCGGCCGGCGACTACCCGGTCGGTCGGCAGGTGTTCTATCTGGCCAGCGAGCTGGCCACGCACGCCGACGACGCCGGGGTGCCGCAGTCGCCCACCGAGCAGGAGGAACGGCTGCGGTGGCGGGTACGGTTCGCCCGGCTCGCGGTGGCCGAGGCGGGCCAGGGCGTGGTCGTCACACCGGACGGCGGGGTCGAGCTCATCCGGCTCGGCGGGCAGCAGGCCCGGCTCACCGAGCGCGACTTCGTCGAGGCGGTCGCCGACCGGCTGGGCATCGACGCGCTGCCCGACGACATCCACGAGGCGCTGGTGGTGCTGGCCTGA
- a CDS encoding polyprenol monophosphomannose synthase yields the protein MIEPVQLPPPWCDARVTVVVPTYNEAGNLPVLVERLLALPLPALHILIADDNSPDGTGDVADKLATDHPERITVVHRPGKEGLGRAYVDGIGRALDAGADYVAQMDADLSHPPEALPGMLGTLLSTSAGVVIGSRYVPGGQLDEAWPLYRRALSGWANFYVHSLLRVRIRDLTAGFKIWRSDVLRDIDLGRVQSNGYSFQVEMHYLATRLGHTVLEVPIRFADRLDGTSKMTTATKVESALMPFRLRSKHRGVGRD from the coding sequence ATGATCGAGCCCGTGCAGTTACCCCCGCCGTGGTGTGACGCGCGCGTCACCGTGGTCGTGCCGACCTACAACGAGGCGGGCAACCTGCCCGTCCTGGTCGAGCGGCTGCTCGCACTCCCGTTGCCGGCCCTGCACATCCTGATCGCCGACGACAACTCGCCGGACGGCACCGGCGACGTGGCCGACAAGCTCGCCACCGACCACCCCGAGCGGATCACGGTGGTGCACCGTCCCGGCAAGGAGGGGCTGGGCCGGGCGTACGTCGACGGGATCGGCCGGGCCCTCGACGCCGGCGCCGACTACGTGGCGCAGATGGACGCCGACCTGTCCCACCCGCCGGAGGCCCTGCCCGGGATGCTGGGCACCCTGCTGTCCACCAGCGCGGGTGTGGTCATCGGTTCGCGCTACGTGCCGGGCGGTCAGCTCGACGAGGCGTGGCCGCTCTACCGCCGGGCGCTGAGCGGCTGGGCGAACTTCTACGTGCACTCGCTGCTGCGGGTCCGCATCCGCGACCTGACGGCCGGCTTCAAGATCTGGCGCTCGGACGTGCTGCGCGACATCGACCTGGGCCGGGTGCAGTCCAACGGCTACAGCTTCCAGGTCGAGATGCACTACCTGGCCACCCGGCTCGGGCACACCGTGCTGGAGGTGCCGATCCGCTTCGCCGACCGCCTCGACGGCACCTCGAAGATGACGACGGCGACCAAGGTGGAGAGCGCGCTGATGCCGTTCCGGCTGCGCAGCAAGCACCGGGGCGTCGGCCGCGACTGA
- a CDS encoding glycosyltransferase, translating into MNILLWHVHGSWTTALVHGRHRYLVPVNAARDAYGLGRARTYDWPDTVREVTAERLAREDVDVVLLQRPEEVDLVHTWLGRRIGRDLPAVYVEHNTPRGEVPQTRHPFADRDDLLVAHVTHFNELFWDTGATRTAVIEHGVVAPVPRWTGELDRLALVTNEPVRRWRVTGTDLMPRFAAVAPLDVYGLGVSGLPTRLGLPADRLAVHDDVPQDRMHAQVARRRAYLHLCRWTSLGLSLVEAMAMGMPVLALASTEAVEAIPAQAGVLSTRVDTLVDAARWLIDEPDAADRLGARAREVARTRYGLDRFLADWDRLLEEEVCVSR; encoded by the coding sequence GTGAACATCCTCCTCTGGCACGTGCACGGCTCCTGGACCACCGCGCTCGTGCACGGCAGGCACCGCTACCTCGTGCCGGTCAACGCCGCGCGCGACGCGTACGGGCTGGGCCGGGCCCGCACCTACGACTGGCCGGACACCGTACGGGAGGTCACCGCGGAGCGGCTGGCCCGCGAGGACGTCGACGTGGTCCTCCTGCAGCGCCCCGAGGAGGTCGACCTCGTCCACACCTGGCTGGGGCGCCGGATCGGCCGCGACCTGCCGGCGGTCTACGTCGAGCACAACACCCCCAGGGGCGAGGTGCCGCAGACCCGGCACCCGTTCGCCGACCGCGACGACCTGCTCGTCGCCCACGTCACCCACTTCAACGAGCTGTTCTGGGACACCGGGGCGACCCGGACCGCCGTCATCGAGCACGGGGTCGTCGCACCGGTCCCGCGCTGGACCGGCGAACTCGACCGGCTCGCCCTGGTCACCAACGAGCCGGTACGCCGTTGGCGGGTCACCGGCACCGACCTGATGCCCCGCTTCGCCGCGGTCGCCCCCCTCGACGTCTACGGGCTCGGGGTGAGCGGACTGCCGACCCGGCTGGGCCTGCCCGCCGACCGGCTCGCCGTCCACGACGACGTACCGCAGGACCGGATGCACGCCCAGGTGGCGCGGCGGCGGGCCTACCTGCACCTGTGCCGGTGGACGTCGCTCGGGCTCAGCCTCGTCGAGGCGATGGCGATGGGCATGCCGGTCCTCGCCCTGGCCAGCACCGAGGCGGTCGAGGCAATCCCGGCACAGGCCGGTGTGCTGTCCACCCGGGTCGACACCCTCGTCGACGCCGCCCGGTGGCTGATCGACGAACCGGACGCGGCGGACCGGCTCGGGGCGCGTGCCCGCGAGGTCGCCCGCACCCGCTACGGCCTGGACCGGTTCCTGGCGGACTGGGACCGGTTGCTGGAGGAGGAAGTATGCGTATCGCGATGA
- a CDS encoding glycosyltransferase, translated as MRIAMISEHASPLAVPGGEDAGGQNTHVAQLATALARDGHEVRVYTRRDSPDLPATVPMPGGGLVVHVPAGPPEPLPKDALLPHMGAFGRWLGDRWGDAEPLPDVVHAHFWMSGLAAVTAAGRTGVPVVQTYHALGTVKRRHQGTMDTSPPRRIGYERALGRAVDRVVAQCADEVRELVRMGVPRNRIAVVPSGVDDEVFAPTGPVAPRVPGRPRVLTVGRLVERKGFQDVIAALRLIPDAECVVVGGPPADRLDDEPHARRLRAFAASLGVADRVRLVGAVPPDQMPLWYRSADVLVAAPWYEPFGLTPLEAMACGVPVVATAVGGLTDTVVHGLTGDLVPPRDPRALGAAIRGLLDDRVRRFAYATAAVDRARQSYTWRRAAAQLGTVYSAVVGVRRTSGAVA; from the coding sequence ATGCGTATCGCGATGATCTCCGAGCACGCGAGCCCGCTCGCGGTGCCCGGCGGCGAGGACGCCGGCGGCCAGAACACGCACGTGGCGCAGCTCGCCACGGCACTGGCCCGCGACGGCCACGAGGTACGCGTCTACACCCGCCGGGACTCGCCCGACCTGCCGGCGACCGTGCCGATGCCCGGCGGGGGGCTCGTCGTGCACGTGCCGGCCGGTCCGCCCGAACCGCTGCCCAAGGACGCCCTGCTGCCGCACATGGGCGCCTTCGGCCGGTGGCTGGGCGACCGGTGGGGCGACGCCGAGCCGCTGCCCGACGTCGTCCACGCGCACTTCTGGATGAGCGGACTCGCCGCGGTCACCGCCGCCGGGCGGACCGGGGTGCCGGTCGTGCAGACGTACCACGCGCTCGGCACCGTCAAGCGTCGCCACCAGGGCACGATGGACACCAGCCCGCCCCGCCGGATCGGCTACGAGCGCGCCCTCGGCCGGGCCGTCGACCGGGTCGTCGCGCAGTGCGCCGACGAGGTGCGCGAGCTGGTCCGGATGGGGGTGCCCCGCAACCGGATCGCGGTGGTGCCCTCCGGTGTCGACGACGAGGTCTTCGCGCCGACCGGGCCGGTCGCCCCGCGGGTGCCGGGCCGGCCACGCGTCCTCACCGTCGGCCGGCTGGTCGAGCGCAAGGGCTTCCAGGACGTGATCGCCGCGCTGCGGCTCATCCCGGACGCCGAGTGCGTCGTCGTCGGCGGGCCGCCCGCCGACCGCCTCGACGACGAACCGCACGCCCGCCGGCTTCGGGCGTTCGCCGCCTCGCTCGGCGTCGCCGACCGGGTACGGCTGGTCGGCGCGGTGCCGCCCGACCAGATGCCGCTCTGGTACCGCTCGGCGGACGTGCTGGTCGCCGCCCCCTGGTACGAGCCGTTCGGCCTCACCCCGCTGGAGGCGATGGCGTGCGGCGTACCGGTGGTCGCCACCGCGGTCGGCGGACTCACCGACACGGTCGTCCACGGCCTCACCGGTGACCTGGTGCCGCCGCGCGACCCGCGCGCCCTCGGCGCCGCGATCCGCGGCCTGCTCGACGACCGGGTCCGCCGGTTCGCGTACGCCACCGCGGCCGTCGACCGGGCCCGGCAGTCCTACACCTGGCGGCGGGCCGCCGCCCAGCTCGGCACCGTCTACTCGGCCGTCGTCGGGGTGCGCCGGACCAGTGGGGCGGTCGCCTGA
- a CDS encoding D-sedoheptulose-7-phosphate isomerase, with protein MMTAPSVLDSHLAALAAALRPFRRVADRLDRWGGELAWTLGTGGRLLVAGNGGSAAEAQHLAAELVGKLRDDRTPLSAIALCAETSSLTAIGNDYGYDEVFARQVRAHGRADDVLLLLSTSGRSANLLAAARAGREQGLRCWALTGPAPNPLAELCTEVLAVPSPEPQVVQELHLLSAHVLCEYVDRDLPAVRGLSGTVPTVEHMTGRNGGIRGLGAPTEASEVST; from the coding sequence CTGATGACGGCCCCGTCGGTCCTGGACAGCCACCTCGCCGCGCTCGCCGCGGCCCTGCGGCCCTTCCGGCGGGTCGCCGACCGGCTCGACCGGTGGGGCGGCGAACTGGCCTGGACCCTGGGCACCGGCGGCCGGCTGCTGGTCGCCGGCAACGGCGGCAGCGCGGCCGAGGCGCAGCACCTGGCCGCCGAACTCGTCGGCAAGCTGCGCGACGACCGCACCCCGCTGTCCGCGATCGCGCTGTGCGCCGAGACGTCGTCGCTGACCGCGATCGGCAACGACTACGGCTACGACGAGGTCTTCGCCCGCCAGGTACGCGCCCACGGCCGGGCCGACGACGTCCTGCTGCTGCTGTCGACCAGCGGCCGCAGCGCCAACCTGCTCGCCGCCGCGCGGGCCGGCCGCGAACAGGGCCTGCGCTGCTGGGCGCTGACCGGCCCGGCCCCGAACCCGCTCGCCGAGCTGTGCACCGAGGTCCTCGCGGTGCCGTCACCGGAACCGCAGGTGGTGCAGGAACTGCACCTGCTGTCGGCGCACGTGCTGTGCGAGTACGTCGACCGTGACCTGCCGGCCGTGCGCGGCCTTTCCGGCACCGTGCCGACGGTGGAGCACATGACCGGCCGGAATGGGGGAATCCGCGGGCTCGGTGCCCCAACCGAGGCAAGCGAGGTGAGCACATGA
- a CDS encoding PfkB family carbohydrate kinase translates to MTHRLVVVGDTLLDRDVDGMVTRLCPDVPVPVLEEATTLDRPGGAGLAALFAARQGFDVALVTALADDDGGARLRELLADAGIEVHVLPLPGATAEKIRLRARGQVLLRLDRGGAAGRPGEPPPAARAALAGAAAILVSDYGRGVAAAPAVRAALARTSAPVVWDPHPRGPRAAPGVRLVTPNENEVRQLTGDGPDGSRLATASRGAQELRRRWRAGAVAVTMGGDGALLCHSGPTPLVVPAPANADGDTCGAGDLFAATATGALAQGALVSEAVQEAVREATEYVAAGGVGAALVPGPGSGAAVKAAYRRPTGTGVYGDRPAGAGPRHTGDDGAGAPPHRPDGADGHSVAAGALVADVRARGGTVVATGGCFDLLHAGHVATLQAARRLGDCLVVCLNSDASVAGLKGPERPVVPQGDRSRLLAALGCVDAVVIFDEATPHAVLSWLRPDVWVKGGDYAGGGGDEPDLPEAALVRRWGGQTVVVPYLDGRSTTGMIAAARSGAGRPAEEAR, encoded by the coding sequence ATGACGCACCGCCTGGTCGTCGTCGGCGACACCCTGCTCGACCGCGACGTGGACGGGATGGTCACCCGGCTCTGCCCCGACGTGCCGGTGCCGGTGCTGGAGGAGGCGACCACCCTCGACCGGCCCGGCGGCGCCGGTCTGGCCGCGCTGTTCGCCGCCCGGCAGGGCTTCGACGTCGCCCTGGTCACCGCGCTCGCCGACGACGACGGCGGGGCCCGGCTGCGCGAACTGCTCGCCGACGCCGGGATCGAGGTGCACGTGCTGCCGCTGCCCGGCGCCACCGCCGAGAAGATCCGGCTGCGGGCCCGCGGGCAGGTGCTGCTGCGGCTGGACCGGGGTGGAGCCGCCGGCCGCCCGGGCGAACCGCCGCCGGCCGCCCGGGCCGCGCTCGCCGGTGCCGCCGCGATCCTGGTCAGCGACTACGGCCGCGGCGTCGCCGCCGCCCCGGCGGTCCGGGCCGCGCTGGCCCGTACCAGCGCGCCGGTCGTCTGGGACCCGCACCCGCGCGGCCCGCGCGCCGCGCCCGGCGTCCGCCTGGTCACCCCCAACGAGAACGAGGTACGCCAGCTCACCGGCGACGGCCCGGACGGCTCCCGGCTGGCGACCGCCTCCCGGGGGGCCCAGGAACTGCGCCGGCGCTGGCGGGCCGGCGCGGTCGCGGTGACGATGGGCGGCGACGGGGCGCTGCTGTGCCACTCCGGCCCGACGCCGTTGGTGGTGCCGGCGCCGGCCAACGCCGACGGCGACACCTGCGGGGCCGGTGACCTCTTCGCCGCCACCGCCACCGGCGCGCTGGCGCAGGGTGCGCTGGTCTCCGAAGCCGTCCAGGAGGCGGTCCGCGAGGCGACCGAGTACGTCGCGGCGGGCGGGGTCGGCGCGGCCCTGGTGCCCGGCCCGGGCAGCGGCGCGGCGGTGAAGGCCGCGTACCGGCGTCCGACCGGCACCGGCGTGTACGGCGACCGGCCGGCCGGTGCCGGACCGCGGCACACCGGGGACGACGGTGCCGGGGCGCCGCCGCACCGGCCCGACGGCGCCGACGGCCACTCGGTGGCGGCCGGCGCGCTGGTCGCCGACGTACGGGCCCGGGGCGGCACCGTCGTGGCCACCGGGGGCTGTTTCGACCTGCTGCACGCCGGCCACGTCGCCACCCTCCAGGCGGCCCGCCGGCTCGGCGACTGCCTGGTGGTCTGCCTGAACTCCGACGCGAGCGTCGCCGGGCTGAAGGGCCCGGAGCGGCCGGTGGTGCCGCAGGGCGACCGCAGCCGGCTGCTGGCCGCGCTCGGCTGCGTCGACGCGGTCGTCATCTTCGACGAGGCGACCCCGCACGCGGTGCTGTCCTGGCTGCGGCCCGACGTGTGGGTCAAGGGCGGCGACTACGCCGGGGGCGGCGGTGACGAGCCCGACCTGCCCGAGGCGGCCCTGGTACGCCGCTGGGGCGGGCAGACCGTCGTCGTGCCGTACCTCGACGGCCGGTCCACCACCGGGATGATCGCCGCGGCCCGCTCGGGGGCGGGGCGGCCGGCGGAGGAGGCGCGATGA
- a CDS encoding SDR family NAD(P)-dependent oxidoreductase has translation MTATAPGGGPAVLVTGGSSGLGAAVVAAIADAGGRPYVLDLTEPAPGVDWLACDLADTRAAEEATRRLAELAGGFGGVVTAAGVDRPGALVDVPAADWERVVAVDLLGTAAVVRAALPYLIDSGGNVVTVASTLGLKAVADATAYCAAKFGVVGFTRALAAELAGSVGVTLLVPGGMRTAFFDGREEQYRPGADAVLNDPAAVAAAVVFALRQPPGSAVREMVLCADRETSYP, from the coding sequence ATGACCGCGACCGCACCGGGCGGCGGCCCGGCGGTGCTGGTGACCGGCGGGTCGAGCGGGCTCGGCGCGGCGGTGGTGGCCGCGATCGCCGATGCCGGCGGCCGCCCCTACGTGCTGGACCTGACCGAACCGGCCCCCGGCGTGGACTGGCTGGCCTGCGACCTCGCCGACACCCGGGCCGCGGAGGAGGCGACCCGGCGGCTGGCCGAGCTGGCCGGCGGGTTCGGCGGGGTGGTCACCGCGGCCGGCGTGGACCGGCCGGGCGCGCTGGTCGACGTGCCGGCGGCCGACTGGGAGCGGGTGGTCGCCGTCGACCTGCTCGGCACCGCGGCCGTCGTCCGGGCCGCGCTGCCGTACCTGATCGACAGCGGCGGGAACGTCGTCACGGTCGCCTCCACGCTCGGTCTGAAGGCCGTCGCGGACGCCACCGCCTACTGCGCGGCCAAGTTCGGGGTCGTCGGGTTCACCCGCGCGCTCGCCGCCGAACTCGCCGGCTCGGTCGGGGTCACCCTGCTGGTGCCGGGCGGGATGCGGACCGCGTTCTTCGACGGCCGCGAGGAACAGTACCGGCCGGGCGCCGACGCGGTGCTCAACGACCCGGCCGCGGTGGCCGCCGCCGTCGTCTTCGCCCTGCGCCAACCGCCGGGTAGCGCTGTCCGCGAGATGGTGCTGTGCGCCGACCGGGAGACGTCGTACCCGTGA